One part of the Candidatus Bathyarchaeota archaeon genome encodes these proteins:
- a CDS encoding 30S ribosomal protein S27ae, which produces MSKTPDAKKPDAAAAPAAKAPKSKGAKKGAGGVHVMYKVEGSKVSRARPTCERCGPGYFMADHHDRYTCGHCGFTRYKQK; this is translated from the coding sequence ATGTCCAAAACACCCGACGCTAAAAAGCCAGATGCAGCAGCAGCCCCAGCAGCCAAAGCCCCGAAAAGCAAGGGCGCAAAGAAAGGTGCTGGAGGCGTCCATGTTATGTACAAGGTTGAAGGCAGCAAGGTTTCACGTGCACGTCCAACCTGCGAGCGCTGTGGCCCCGGCTACTTCATGGCTGACCATCATGACCGCTACACCTGCGGTCACTGTGGCTTTACACGCTACAAGCAGAAATAA
- a CDS encoding translation initiation factor IF-2 subunit gamma codes for MAENSEKGKTKSLPRQPEVNIGTIGHVDHGKTTLVQALTGTWASRHSEELKRGITIKLGYADMPIYRCPKCPGPNNYTIHPVCEKCSSPTEFVRAISFVDAPGHEALMATMLSGAAIMDGAILVIAADEPCPQPQTREHLAAAEVSGIKNLILVQNKIDIVDNKRALESYKEIKAFVKGTVAENAPIIPISAQRGINIDVLLEAIQTIIPTPHRDPTLPPLMYIVRSFDVNKPGTTIEGLDGGIIGGTIAQGKFVVGEEIEIRPGIMAEREGRVVYDPLISEIVSLHAGEQSVKEATCGGLVGVGTLLDPSYSKADGLTGSIAGKTGMLPPTLTELTLETHVLERVVGTKELQKVEKINPDETLLLHIGAAVNVGKVTYIKQNIIKVKLTRPICALPNSRVAISRKITARWRLIGFGLIMQA; via the coding sequence ATGGCTGAAAATTCAGAAAAGGGAAAAACCAAATCACTGCCGCGACAACCAGAGGTTAACATCGGCACCATCGGGCACGTTGACCACGGCAAAACCACGCTTGTCCAAGCCTTAACAGGCACGTGGGCTTCACGGCACAGTGAAGAACTTAAACGTGGCATCACCATCAAACTCGGTTACGCAGACATGCCCATCTACAGATGCCCCAAATGTCCAGGACCCAACAACTACACCATCCATCCGGTCTGCGAAAAATGCAGTAGCCCAACCGAGTTTGTCCGAGCCATAAGCTTCGTCGATGCCCCCGGACATGAAGCGCTCATGGCAACTATGCTTTCAGGCGCAGCCATCATGGACGGCGCTATACTGGTCATCGCAGCTGATGAGCCCTGTCCGCAGCCTCAGACACGCGAGCATCTGGCAGCGGCGGAAGTCAGCGGCATAAAAAACCTCATCTTGGTCCAGAACAAAATCGACATAGTCGATAACAAGCGCGCGCTGGAAAGCTACAAGGAAATCAAAGCCTTCGTGAAGGGCACCGTAGCGGAGAACGCCCCGATTATCCCGATTTCGGCGCAGCGAGGCATAAACATCGACGTGCTCCTCGAAGCCATCCAAACAATCATTCCCACACCCCACCGTGACCCCACACTGCCGCCTCTCATGTACATCGTGCGATCCTTCGACGTTAACAAGCCGGGAACAACGATTGAGGGCCTCGACGGCGGCATCATAGGCGGCACTATCGCTCAGGGCAAATTCGTGGTGGGCGAAGAAATCGAAATTCGCCCCGGCATCATGGCTGAGCGGGAAGGCAGAGTTGTCTATGATCCCCTTATCAGCGAAATCGTCAGTTTACACGCCGGCGAACAGAGCGTGAAGGAGGCAACCTGCGGCGGCCTAGTCGGCGTCGGCACACTCCTAGATCCCTCCTACTCTAAAGCAGATGGCTTAACCGGCAGCATCGCGGGCAAAACCGGTATGCTCCCGCCGACCCTCACCGAACTTACGTTGGAAACCCATGTGCTGGAGCGGGTGGTAGGCACCAAGGAGCTGCAGAAAGTCGAGAAAATCAATCCGGATGAAACGTTGCTGCTGCACATCGGCGCGGCGGTGAACGTGGGCAAAGTAACCTACATCAAGCAGAACATCATTAAAGTCAAGTTAACCCGGCCCATCTGCGCGTTGCCTAATTCCCGCGTGGCCATAAGCAGAAAAATCACTGCGCGCTGGAGACTCATCGGCTTCGGTTTAATTATGCAGGCTTAG
- a CDS encoding DNA-directed RNA polymerase: MFKLITLQDTIRIPPETFGNPLEQVGRDQVKHKYEGIVDEELGYVIAVTGIEVSPIGKIIPGDGATYHKVNFSLLTFYPIIQEVVEGDVVEIADFGAFVRIGPVDALLHVSQLMDDYISYDEKQGVLLGKETKRKLSSGDQVRVRITAVSLGRAGSSGKIGVTARQPFLGKLDWLKEDQGKGTGKKPEAPEKAA; this comes from the coding sequence ATGTTCAAGCTGATTACTCTTCAAGATACAATTCGCATCCCGCCCGAAACCTTCGGCAACCCCCTCGAGCAGGTGGGTCGCGACCAAGTTAAACACAAATACGAAGGCATCGTGGATGAGGAATTAGGTTACGTCATAGCCGTAACGGGCATAGAAGTTAGCCCCATAGGAAAAATCATCCCCGGCGACGGCGCAACCTACCATAAAGTAAACTTTTCCCTCTTAACCTTCTACCCCATAATCCAGGAAGTCGTGGAAGGCGACGTTGTGGAAATCGCTGATTTCGGCGCATTCGTCCGCATCGGACCAGTCGACGCACTCCTACACGTCAGCCAACTTATGGACGACTACATCAGCTACGACGAGAAACAGGGCGTCCTGTTGGGCAAGGAAACCAAGCGTAAACTCAGCAGCGGCGACCAAGTACGCGTCCGCATCACCGCGGTTTCGCTGGGCAGGGCAGGCAGCAGCGGCAAAATCGGCGTCACTGCACGGCAGCCGTTTCTGGGCAAGCTGGACTGGCTCAAAGAGGATCAGGGCAAAGGCACCGGTAAGAAGCCTGAAGCCCCCGAGAAGGCAGCGTAG
- a CDS encoding 30S ribosomal protein S6e — MAKFKVIVSDPQTGTSKVVEVEEARAAPFIGRKLGETIDGAVVELPAHKVQLLGGSDKDGVPMRPNVHGGVRRSVVLSGGAGFKPKREGERRRKTVRGSVVTDEIVQINVKITERPAGAKTPEAPAPE; from the coding sequence ATGGCAAAGTTCAAGGTCATAGTTTCCGATCCACAAACGGGAACATCCAAAGTAGTTGAAGTAGAAGAAGCACGCGCTGCCCCATTCATCGGAAGAAAACTAGGCGAAACAATCGACGGCGCAGTCGTCGAGTTACCAGCACACAAAGTGCAACTCCTAGGCGGCTCCGACAAAGACGGCGTCCCCATGAGGCCCAACGTGCATGGCGGTGTACGCAGAAGCGTAGTTCTCAGCGGCGGAGCAGGCTTTAAACCCAAACGGGAAGGCGAACGCCGACGAAAAACAGTCCGCGGCAGCGTCGTAACCGACGAAATCGTGCAGATAAACGTGAAAATAACTGAGCGCCCAGCAGGCGCAAAGACCCCTGAAGCGCCGGCGCCAGAGTAG
- a CDS encoding NUDIX domain-containing protein: MLHEKSCGAVIYLNNQQRTRYLLLNYAAGHWDFVKGNVEPNETERQTVKRELQEETGITDAHFIEGFRESISYFYRRQGATINKEVVFFLMQSNVEEVQISFEHIGFIWLEYEPAMEKLTFKNAKDTLQKAHDFLQKKGSVKD, translated from the coding sequence ATGCTTCACGAAAAATCCTGCGGCGCCGTCATATACCTAAACAACCAGCAGAGAACCCGCTACCTGCTCCTCAACTATGCAGCGGGCCACTGGGACTTCGTGAAGGGCAACGTGGAGCCAAACGAAACCGAGCGGCAGACAGTCAAGCGGGAGCTGCAGGAGGAAACCGGCATAACCGACGCCCACTTCATCGAGGGCTTCCGCGAATCCATCAGCTACTTCTATCGCCGCCAAGGCGCAACAATCAACAAAGAAGTGGTCTTCTTCCTCATGCAGTCCAACGTGGAAGAAGTCCAAATATCCTTCGAGCACATCGGTTTCATATGGCTCGAGTATGAGCCGGCGATGGAGAAGTTAACCTTCAAAAACGCAAAGGATACTCTGCAGAAAGCCCACGATTTCCTGCAGAAGAAAGGCTCAGTTAAAGACTAA
- a CDS encoding DNA-directed RNA polymerase, subunit E'', with product MSEKSCTNCHALTKENTCPKCKSTSFSEDYAGLVVVFDPEQSAIAKAMDVKEKGRYALKVR from the coding sequence ATGAGCGAGAAATCATGCACTAACTGCCACGCGTTAACTAAAGAAAACACGTGTCCAAAATGCAAATCCACCAGCTTCAGCGAGGACTACGCCGGCTTAGTGGTTGTGTTTGACCCCGAGCAAAGCGCCATCGCCAAAGCCATGGACGTCAAAGAGAAAGGACGCTACGCACTCAAAGTCCGCTGA
- a CDS encoding 30S processome protein Utp24, with product MTAQHTKEPLRIILDANALFVPLEFRMDIFEQAQALLGRNVEFVLLSPVKHELELLAGGEEPKLRRQASFALRLSERCLFVAVDSRGEAVDDVILRVAKSWHALVFTNDRELRRRLRDISVPVIYLRQKSRLDIDGLIS from the coding sequence GTGACGGCTCAACACACAAAAGAACCCCTCAGAATCATTTTAGATGCAAACGCTCTGTTTGTGCCCCTTGAATTCCGAATGGACATCTTCGAGCAGGCGCAGGCGCTTTTGGGACGAAACGTCGAGTTTGTGCTGCTTTCGCCAGTCAAGCATGAGCTGGAGCTGCTTGCAGGGGGCGAGGAGCCTAAGCTGCGTCGGCAGGCCAGCTTTGCGCTGCGGTTGTCGGAGAGGTGCCTGTTTGTGGCGGTGGATTCGCGGGGCGAAGCGGTGGATGATGTTATCTTGCGGGTAGCCAAAAGCTGGCACGCGTTGGTGTTTACGAATGATAGGGAGCTGCGGAGGAGGCTAAGAGATATAAGTGTGCCAGTGATTTATCTGAGACAAAAATCACGTCTAGACATTGACGGGTTGATATCGTAG
- a CDS encoding GTP-dependent dephospho-CoA kinase family protein encodes MKAEYVLTERLRLFLKEPFGALIEGTPEQTMAKLGVLVAQKKPPKLVSVGDVVTKNLHESGLHPQLSVVDYVSLRNQVMPKEVPVEKTVYVKNPQGTITEEALVAVKLALEGDVHTHIVVEGEEDLLTLAAVLYAPEGSFVVYGQPHVGIVVVSASAEKKEQVKEFLKEMKASKS; translated from the coding sequence ATGAAGGCAGAGTACGTTCTTACTGAGCGGCTGCGGCTGTTTCTTAAGGAGCCCTTCGGAGCATTAATCGAGGGTACCCCAGAGCAGACCATGGCTAAACTTGGTGTGCTTGTAGCCCAGAAGAAGCCGCCGAAACTCGTGTCGGTGGGCGATGTAGTCACCAAAAACCTCCATGAAAGCGGCCTGCATCCCCAGCTCTCCGTGGTCGACTACGTTTCTTTGCGCAATCAAGTTATGCCTAAAGAGGTGCCTGTGGAGAAGACGGTGTATGTGAAGAACCCGCAGGGAACCATAACGGAGGAAGCCCTCGTTGCTGTTAAGTTAGCACTGGAGGGGGATGTGCATACGCATATCGTTGTGGAGGGCGAAGAGGACCTGCTTACGTTGGCGGCGGTGCTATACGCGCCCGAGGGCAGTTTTGTGGTTTATGGGCAGCCCCATGTGGGCATTGTGGTGGTTTCTGCGTCTGCTGAGAAGAAAGAACAGGTTAAAGAGTTCCTAAAAGAGATGAAAGCTTCGAAAAGCTAA
- the rps24e gene encoding 30S ribosomal protein S24e yields MQIKIESTKDNPLLKRKEVGFTIIQGPKEKTPARLEVKKAVAAEMKIGSDVVFVKRMRTKTGTNITQGVANVYESVAQANIVEPEYIRKRNSPAKPKEETA; encoded by the coding sequence ATGCAAATCAAAATTGAATCAACCAAGGATAACCCGCTTCTGAAACGGAAAGAAGTAGGCTTCACAATTATTCAGGGTCCAAAAGAGAAGACACCCGCAAGGTTAGAAGTCAAAAAAGCCGTTGCCGCAGAAATGAAGATCGGCAGCGACGTTGTCTTCGTTAAACGCATGCGCACCAAAACCGGCACCAACATCACCCAAGGAGTCGCCAACGTCTACGAATCCGTCGCTCAAGCCAACATCGTTGAACCCGAATACATACGCAAACGAAACTCTCCAGCTAAACCTAAAGAGGAGACTGCATAA
- a CDS encoding flippase-like domain-containing protein, which translates to MGDVADRPFVLTSSVKKLILVTTLFGYAALIFYLLYVVGIAQLVGVIAKASLGLYALAILSLVASIFFNTIVWRQLLSSLQINITMRRAFTLYWVGLFVDNLIPGGWSGDLFKAYLLNKDPNIQSGKAVASVVAKNMYEAIFNLGGMIFALALLLLNYRLETSLLIGLGGIMLLLTLPLVVLLLASFHPVAAKKIVANIIEGISHIYKNRKALTSLEGKIDKALGDYHEGMEILLKNPRMLTKPIIFSFLGWIFEIITLLLVFASLAQLIAVDKVVIVHSIAGNVESQGYAFVGYAQIITSEIYRALGVSFAIGASVALLGGVVFFLFKTVISYTAFHFTVISPRKSNRQNSGSTDSDRESGLEGIMPLLPEKAVTLDDSCVSKTATV; encoded by the coding sequence ATGGGAGACGTAGCTGATAGACCCTTCGTGCTTACTTCTTCTGTTAAGAAGCTGATACTAGTCACGACATTGTTTGGCTACGCAGCGCTGATTTTTTATCTTCTCTACGTCGTGGGGATAGCCCAGTTAGTCGGCGTCATCGCCAAAGCCAGTTTAGGATTATACGCTTTAGCCATCCTAAGCCTTGTTGCCTCCATCTTCTTTAACACCATCGTGTGGCGTCAACTCCTCAGTTCCCTGCAAATTAATATCACCATGCGTCGGGCCTTCACGCTCTATTGGGTCGGCTTATTCGTGGATAACCTGATTCCCGGAGGTTGGTCCGGCGACCTCTTCAAGGCCTACCTGCTAAACAAGGACCCAAATATCCAAAGCGGCAAAGCCGTCGCCTCCGTCGTTGCCAAAAACATGTATGAAGCCATATTCAACTTAGGCGGCATGATCTTTGCATTGGCGCTGCTTCTGCTCAATTATCGCTTGGAAACTTCGCTGCTTATTGGCCTAGGCGGAATTATGCTGCTTCTCACGTTGCCGCTGGTTGTGCTGTTGCTTGCCAGCTTCCACCCTGTCGCAGCCAAAAAAATCGTCGCCAACATAATAGAGGGCATAAGCCACATATACAAAAACCGCAAAGCCCTCACCAGCCTTGAAGGCAAAATAGACAAGGCGCTAGGCGACTACCATGAGGGCATGGAGATTCTGCTCAAAAACCCCCGCATGCTCACCAAACCCATCATCTTCTCTTTTCTAGGCTGGATTTTCGAAATCATAACCTTGCTTTTGGTGTTTGCTTCGCTTGCACAGCTTATCGCCGTAGATAAAGTGGTGATTGTGCATTCCATCGCGGGCAACGTGGAGTCGCAGGGATACGCTTTTGTGGGGTACGCCCAGATCATTACCAGCGAAATCTACCGGGCTCTAGGCGTCTCCTTCGCTATAGGTGCGTCGGTGGCGCTTTTGGGCGGCGTCGTGTTTTTCCTCTTTAAAACCGTCATCTCCTACACGGCGTTTCACTTCACGGTTATATCACCTAGGAAAAGCAACCGCCAAAACAGCGGCAGCACCGACTCTGACCGTGAAAGTGGTCTGGAAGGCATCATGCCTCTGTTACCCGAAAAAGCAGTTACACTTGATGATTCATGTGTTTCCAAGACAGCCACAGTTTGA
- the serS gene encoding serine--tRNA ligase yields MLDIKLIRENPELVKANLAKRNDPKCLLMLDELISLDRAWRQNNTKLNDLRHSRKQCTIEVAKLKKAGKEADAQVARAQEIDVEVTALEKQVSEQEAKIRDYLLNLPNLLDDSVPIGVDSNDNVTVKTWGNPPEFSFPVKNHIDLALALGQIDMERAGKVSGARFFYLKNEVAMLDMALMSFAIEELDKRGYTPIVPPYLLNHDAYEGVTALADFVDVLYKVEGEDLYLIATSEHPMAAMYMNETLKQTDLPIKLAGASTCFRKEAGAHGKDTRGIFRTHQFNKIEQFIFCAPEDSTKLHEELLENAEVLLQKLGLAYRVVNVCTGDIGTVAAKKYDIEAWMPAQNGYREVVSCSNCTDYQARRLGVRYREKEGAAPKGFVHTLNSTAIATGRTIVALLENNQNEDGTINVPEVLRKYMGGREKICRKR; encoded by the coding sequence ATGTTAGACATCAAGCTTATCCGGGAAAACCCAGAGCTGGTAAAAGCGAACTTGGCAAAACGCAACGACCCAAAATGCCTCCTGATGCTCGACGAACTAATCAGCCTCGACCGTGCCTGGCGGCAAAACAACACCAAACTAAACGATTTACGCCACAGCCGCAAGCAATGCACCATCGAAGTCGCTAAACTAAAAAAGGCAGGCAAAGAAGCTGATGCCCAAGTTGCCCGGGCACAGGAAATAGATGTGGAAGTCACCGCGCTGGAGAAGCAGGTGTCTGAGCAGGAAGCTAAAATCCGCGATTACCTCCTGAACCTGCCTAACCTGCTGGATGATTCGGTGCCAATCGGAGTGGACTCAAACGATAACGTCACCGTTAAAACATGGGGTAACCCGCCAGAATTCTCTTTCCCCGTCAAAAACCATATTGACCTTGCGTTGGCGCTGGGACAAATCGATATGGAGCGAGCGGGTAAAGTTAGCGGCGCAAGATTCTTTTACCTCAAAAACGAAGTCGCGATGCTTGATATGGCGTTGATGAGTTTTGCCATCGAGGAACTTGACAAACGCGGCTACACACCCATCGTGCCGCCTTACCTGCTAAACCATGACGCCTACGAGGGTGTAACTGCGCTTGCAGACTTCGTCGATGTCCTCTACAAGGTGGAAGGCGAAGACCTCTACCTGATCGCGACATCTGAGCATCCGATGGCAGCAATGTACATGAACGAAACCCTCAAGCAAACCGACTTACCCATCAAGCTCGCAGGAGCCAGCACCTGTTTCCGCAAGGAAGCCGGCGCACACGGCAAAGACACACGCGGCATCTTCCGAACCCACCAATTCAACAAAATCGAGCAGTTCATCTTCTGCGCTCCAGAGGACTCTACTAAACTCCATGAGGAACTGCTGGAAAACGCTGAAGTCCTGCTGCAGAAACTCGGCTTAGCCTACCGTGTGGTCAATGTCTGCACAGGCGACATCGGCACCGTAGCAGCCAAAAAATACGACATAGAAGCCTGGATGCCCGCGCAGAACGGCTACCGCGAAGTGGTGTCCTGCAGCAACTGCACCGACTACCAAGCCCGTCGCCTCGGTGTACGTTACCGAGAAAAAGAAGGAGCGGCGCCCAAGGGCTTTGTGCATACTCTAAACTCCACTGCCATCGCCACGGGCAGAACCATTGTGGCGTTGCTGGAGAACAATCAAAACGAGGATGGAACCATAAACGTGCCTGAGGTTCTGCGTAAATACATGGGCGGTAGAGAGAAAATTTGCAGAAAACGCTAA
- a CDS encoding MFS transporter, producing MWRLGFFFHEIAFGLLTVFVPLYLVAFSDTSILGGPLVALGIMMSAAIFCSIPASFLWGYLCDRTRHYKAFILLSFLSSAILLFLMTLPFAKNVLVFVALYVVMQMLHVAHEPPKNVLITEHYSRRDWERSFGFYEGLTEIGFIAGLALGLVLSIGLFTFTTALSPAVLANYTLYLCSALSVVALILAVALIADPLMIFERRLVGIERNVDFAYRGAQSFESNWNGSLKRESFAGFAFAIVMFTLATSIFSTPLPLFIHQALNLPAYMVYVAYILMSVGATTGYFVIRSKARSMDLRKQMPRFLLLRGLLIFSLVAAIWLAIQPVLMTGVILVIFGFAFAMFYIMMISVSMELIPPGKSGLFDVLVGLGTGIGSFLGPFLASYISYLPTFMVAAAIFVVAFVSLKIATR from the coding sequence ATGTGGCGTTTGGGGTTCTTCTTTCACGAAATCGCTTTCGGACTGCTAACTGTGTTTGTACCCCTCTACCTAGTCGCCTTCAGCGACACCAGCATCCTGGGGGGACCACTGGTGGCTTTAGGCATCATGATGTCCGCCGCCATCTTCTGCTCTATCCCCGCCTCTTTCCTATGGGGTTACCTCTGCGACCGCACCCGCCACTACAAAGCCTTCATACTGCTTTCGTTTCTTTCCTCAGCAATCCTGCTGTTTCTGATGACCCTGCCCTTCGCAAAAAATGTCCTCGTTTTCGTCGCCCTCTATGTTGTCATGCAGATGCTGCATGTCGCACATGAACCACCCAAAAACGTCCTGATAACTGAACATTACAGCCGCAGAGACTGGGAACGATCCTTTGGCTTCTATGAGGGACTCACCGAAATCGGATTCATAGCTGGCCTAGCCCTTGGGCTAGTGTTAAGCATAGGGTTATTCACCTTCACCACGGCGCTCAGCCCAGCGGTGTTGGCGAATTATACGCTGTACCTCTGCAGCGCGCTAAGTGTAGTGGCTTTAATTTTGGCGGTTGCTTTGATTGCTGATCCGTTGATGATTTTTGAGCGCCGGCTAGTAGGCATCGAACGCAATGTTGATTTCGCTTACCGCGGAGCCCAGTCTTTTGAGTCAAACTGGAATGGCTCTTTAAAGAGAGAAAGCTTTGCCGGCTTCGCGTTCGCCATCGTTATGTTTACTTTGGCAACAAGCATTTTCTCCACGCCGCTGCCGCTATTTATACATCAAGCCCTAAACTTGCCTGCCTACATGGTTTATGTCGCCTACATCCTTATGTCCGTTGGCGCAACAACCGGGTACTTTGTGATTCGAAGCAAAGCACGCTCAATGGACCTGCGAAAGCAAATGCCTCGGTTTCTGCTGCTGCGCGGCCTGCTAATCTTCTCGTTAGTTGCCGCCATCTGGCTTGCCATCCAGCCTGTCCTGATGACAGGGGTGATACTGGTTATCTTCGGGTTTGCCTTCGCCATGTTCTATATCATGATGATTTCTGTTTCCATGGAGCTTATTCCCCCGGGTAAAAGCGGGCTCTTCGACGTGCTGGTGGGTTTAGGCACCGGCATAGGCTCCTTCCTTGGTCCCTTCTTAGCGTCCTACATCAGCTATCTGCCGACGTTTATGGTGGCAGCCGCCATTTTCGTTGTAGCGTTTGTAAGCTTAAAAATAGCAACAAGATAA
- a CDS encoding 30S ribosomal protein S3ae translates to MSSKTKSAKHIRDKWRSKTWYMVVAPSFFGNIELGSIPSQEEQMLIGRVVEATLYDITGDFSHHYLKMFFQINRIDAKTAHTLFKGHEYSRDYLRSLVRRRTTKVDGLFNLVTKDGFKLRISVSALTLSRIKTSQEKIIRDMMQKIIKDKAAALTLDQFVQEMVLGKIASDIYNQAKLVAPLRHVGIRKSKLIAPPAVLPPEGPVTNLGAAPEEEDEEEEPEPESPEEAEEAAAPTE, encoded by the coding sequence TTGTCTTCCAAAACTAAATCAGCAAAGCATATTCGCGATAAGTGGCGCTCTAAAACCTGGTACATGGTAGTTGCGCCCTCGTTCTTCGGTAACATAGAGTTAGGTTCCATTCCATCTCAGGAAGAGCAGATGTTAATCGGCAGAGTCGTCGAAGCCACACTTTACGATATAACAGGCGACTTCTCGCATCACTACCTGAAAATGTTCTTCCAAATCAACCGTATAGACGCCAAAACCGCTCACACTCTCTTTAAGGGACATGAATACTCACGTGACTACCTAAGAAGCCTCGTCCGCAGACGAACCACCAAAGTCGACGGATTATTCAACCTCGTAACAAAAGACGGCTTCAAACTCCGCATATCCGTCTCAGCGCTTACGCTTTCCCGCATAAAGACCTCACAGGAAAAAATCATCCGTGACATGATGCAGAAGATCATCAAAGACAAAGCCGCAGCATTAACCCTTGACCAATTTGTCCAAGAGATGGTTCTAGGCAAAATCGCCTCAGACATCTACAACCAAGCAAAACTCGTCGCACCCCTACGCCACGTCGGCATACGCAAATCCAAACTCATCGCACCCCCCGCAGTTCTGCCCCCTGAAGGCCCCGTTACAAACCTAGGCGCCGCACCAGAAGAAGAGGACGAAGAAGAAGAGCCCGAGCCAGAATCACCCGAAGAAGCAGAAGAAGCTGCTGCCCCAACAGAATAA
- a CDS encoding B12-binding domain-containing radical SAM protein: MSSETCLSFSVGGMDCKGEVLLVYPGKYHAPDPQVPLALLYLASALQKEGFAVRLFDMRLNDYRRLNVGTPVFVGISAMSGAQIKYALKFAEHVRKQDSSVPLVWGGVHPTLLPEQTAASDLVDVVVRGEADLTIGDLANALSEKRSLDEVAGVTYKVNGVIQSNHPGKLVDLDEIPVDLPYNLLELERYPSFRAGRFHIQTSRGCPHRCGFCYNTKFNHNKWRGKSSRRVLEEIAYIKHAYPHIKIIDPIDDNVFVDEFRIQEICQGLIKQQLGVHWRGNCRFDYLANYSRGFLELLEQSGCVELDFGGESGSERLQQLICKDVTVEDMLVSVDNLRRFAPSIEPYVSWMSGLPEESDADLAETFDLMDRLKEVNPKTQHYGIFVYTPFPSSLTDGLVEFTAPQSLEEWGNIEVFRFNAPWHSKSQLRRLHTISAVTRIAFYPHARINERDIVFKAAYTLINKIEKYRWRHRAFWFPLEITLVDALSQRFKGFL, from the coding sequence TTGAGTTCAGAGACCTGTCTGTCTTTTTCCGTCGGCGGCATGGACTGCAAAGGCGAGGTGCTACTGGTTTACCCCGGCAAATACCATGCCCCTGACCCGCAGGTTCCCCTCGCCCTGCTCTATCTGGCATCCGCGCTCCAGAAAGAGGGCTTCGCGGTGCGCCTCTTTGACATGCGCCTAAACGATTACCGACGCCTCAACGTAGGCACCCCCGTGTTTGTAGGCATAAGCGCCATGAGCGGAGCCCAAATCAAGTACGCCCTCAAATTCGCCGAGCACGTACGTAAGCAGGACTCCTCTGTTCCCCTGGTCTGGGGCGGCGTGCATCCTACTCTTCTGCCCGAGCAAACAGCCGCCAGCGACCTCGTGGACGTGGTGGTCCGCGGAGAAGCCGACTTAACCATCGGGGATCTCGCCAACGCCCTCTCAGAGAAGAGGTCCCTCGATGAGGTGGCCGGCGTCACCTACAAAGTCAACGGGGTAATCCAGAGTAACCACCCCGGCAAACTCGTTGACCTCGACGAGATACCCGTCGACTTGCCCTATAACCTGCTTGAGTTGGAGCGGTACCCATCTTTTCGGGCAGGCCGATTCCACATCCAAACCAGCCGCGGCTGCCCCCATCGCTGCGGATTCTGCTACAACACCAAGTTTAACCACAACAAATGGCGGGGTAAAAGCTCACGGCGTGTACTTGAAGAAATAGCGTACATAAAACATGCTTATCCCCACATAAAAATCATTGACCCCATCGACGACAACGTCTTTGTTGACGAGTTTCGCATTCAAGAAATCTGTCAGGGACTCATCAAGCAGCAACTCGGCGTTCACTGGCGCGGTAACTGCCGATTCGACTACTTGGCAAATTACTCGCGGGGTTTTCTGGAGCTTTTAGAGCAGTCAGGCTGTGTGGAGCTTGATTTCGGCGGCGAATCCGGCTCGGAGCGTCTTCAGCAGCTAATCTGCAAAGACGTCACCGTCGAGGATATGTTGGTGTCCGTGGATAATCTGCGGCGATTTGCCCCCTCGATTGAGCCCTATGTTTCTTGGATGAGCGGTTTGCCCGAGGAGTCCGATGCTGATTTAGCGGAGACGTTTGATTTGATGGATAGACTTAAGGAGGTTAACCCTAAAACCCAGCATTACGGCATCTTCGTCTACACGCCCTTCCCCAGCAGCCTCACCGACGGTTTAGTGGAGTTTACGGCGCCGCAGTCCCTGGAGGAATGGGGCAACATCGAAGTTTTCCGTTTCAACGCGCCCTGGCACAGCAAATCCCAACTGAGGCGGCTGCACACCATATCCGCGGTTACCCGCATAGCCTTCTATCCCCATGCAAGAATAAATGAACGGGACATCGTTTTCAAAGCCGCCTACACACTGATAAATAAGATTGAGAAGTACCGATGGCGGCACCGCGCGTTTTGGTTCCCACTGGAAATCACCCTTGTCGATGCCCTTTCTCAGCGATTTAAGGGGTTTCTTTAG